In the genome of Triticum urartu cultivar G1812 chromosome 5, Tu2.1, whole genome shotgun sequence, one region contains:
- the LOC125510143 gene encoding uncharacterized protein LOC125510143 — MPAPLAASWRRHASAAASSSTPRTLLLLVPVLILLVFVLSRAPDLTFAPASAASPHLPARLRPFDCYASPQASPVLASLVEGVPRPFLYSLADLGSLPDRPHRNIARLLKGKRFRKPDISQTIQELLAGEVGRGSGGGVVVDVGANVGMAAFAAAVMGFRVVAFEPVFENLQRICDGVYLNRVQDQVVVYHAAASDRVGNITMHKVIGRLDNSAISATGAKLAFKSNEEVAVEVATIPLDEVIPDAERVVLIKIDVQGWESHVLRGASKLLSRRRGEAPYLIYEEDERLLQASNSSAQEIRAFLGSVGYNQCTRHGTDAHCTKE, encoded by the exons ATGCCGGCGCCGCTCGCCGCCTCCTGGCGCCGGCATGCCTCCGCCGCGGCGTCCTCCTCCACTCCCAGGACCCTCCTCTTGCTCGTCCCGGTTCTCAtcctcctcgtcttcgtcctCTCCAGAGCCCCAGATCTCACCTTCGCCCCCGCCAGTGCCGCCTCACCCCACCTCCCGGCCCGGCTGCGCCCCTTCGACTGCTACGCCTCGCCGCAGGCCTCCCCGGTCTTGGCCAGCCTCGTGGAGGGCGTGCCCCGCCCCTTCCTCTACTCCCTCGCCGACCTGGGGTCCCTCCCCGACCGCCCGCACCGGAACATCGCCCGCCTCCTCAAGGGCAAGCGCTTCCGCAAGCCCGACATCTCCCAGACAATCCAGGAACTGCTCGCGGGGGAGGTGgggaggggctccggcggcggggtGGTGGTGGACGTCGGGGCCAATGTTGGGATGGCGGCCTTCGCGGCGGCCGTGATGGGGTTCCGGGTGGTGGCATTCGAGCCGGTATTCGAGAACCTGCAGCGGATCTGCGACGGGGTGTACCTGAACCGGGTGCAGGACCAGGTGGTGGTGTATCATGCTGCAGCATCTGACCGGGTTGGGAACATCACAATGCATAAG GTGATCGGACGACTCGACAACAGTGCTATATCTGCAACTGGTGCGAAGTTAGCATTCAAATCTAATGAAGAAGTTGCTGTCGAGGTTGCTACAATCCCATTGGATGAAGTCATTCCAGATGCAGAGCGAGTGGTTCTGATCAAAATTGACGTTCAAGGTTGGGAATCTCATGTTCTGAGAGGTGCATCAAAGTTGCTCTCGAGGAGGAGAGGTGAAGCTCCCTACCTTATATACGAAGAGGACGAGCGCCTGCTGCAGGCGAGCAACAGTAGTGCACAAGAGATAAGGGCATTTCTTGGCAGTGTTGGTTACAATCAGTGTACGCGGCATGGGACGGATGCTCACTGTACAAAAGAATAG